The Branchiostoma floridae strain S238N-H82 chromosome 8, Bfl_VNyyK, whole genome shotgun sequence genome has a segment encoding these proteins:
- the LOC118420522 gene encoding zinc finger protein 782-like: MRAHTGEKPYRCEECSKQFSRLGTLKIHMHTHTGERPYECDYCGKRFSQQSNVEDYMRTHTGERPYECEYCNKRFSQAAHLKAHVRTHTGENPYRCEACCKQFSRLGILQNHMRTHTDEKPYRCEACSKQFAKLSSLKKHMRTHTGEKPYTCEECNKQFSDPTHFKRHTRTHTGEKPYRCEKCSKQFSQLTNLKRHIRTHTGEKPYKCEECSKQFIQLSNLKSHMRTHTGETPYTCEKCNKSYRHSRSLRAHMKTHIGESV; encoded by the coding sequence ATGAGagctcacacgggtgagaaaccgtatagatgtgaggaatgcagcaagcagttcagtaggcttGGTACCCTGAAAATACATATGCatactcacactggtgagagaccatacgaGTGTGATTATTGTGGGAAACGGTTTAGTCAACAATCTAATGTGGAGGActacatgagaactcacaccggtgagagaccatacgAGTGTGAATATTGCAACAAGCGCTTCAGTCAGGCAGCTCATCTGAAGGCtcacgtgcggactcacactggggaaaacccatacaggtgtgaggcatgttgcaagcagttcagtagacTTGGTATCCTGCAAAatcacatgagaactcacacggATGAGAAACCGTATAGATGTGAGgcatgcagcaagcagtttgcCAAACTGTCtagtctaaagaaacacatgcggactcacacgggtgagaaaccgtacacatgtgaggagtgcaacaagcaaTTCAGTGACCCGACTCATTTTAAAAGACATacacggactcacacaggggaaaaaccgtACAGATGCgagaagtgcagcaaacagttcagtcagttgaCTAATCTTAAGAGGCACATACGgacacacactggtgaaaaaccgtacaagtgtgaggagtgcagtaaaCAGTTCATTCAGTTGTCGAAtttgaagagtcacatgcggactcacactggcgagACACCATACACGTGTGAAAAGTGCAACAAAAGCTATCGTCATTCACGTAGTCTTCGTGCGCATATGAAAACTCACATCGGTGAAAGTGTGTAA